The DNA segment gctgggtacagtggtgtgtgcctgaagtcccagctacttgggagactgaggcagaaggaacattTGAGCCCGTGAGTTTGGAgcctgcctgggcaacataaGGGGATATATCTATACAcatatgaatgaaaagaaaagaaaaaccttagcCTTAGCCTTCCAATTTTCCAATTGGGAGTAAAATTCTGGGGCTGAAGGtctagctcagcagcagagcacttgcttggcatgcatgaggccctggcttcaatccccagaactatgcaaaaaataaatataaaatcagcaagacaaaaaGAATGAGGAACCATTTCCAACAGAAGACTCTAAAGAGAACTATTAACTAATGCAACATGTGATCCTGGATTGGATGGGGGCAGGGATAGCTATGAAAGACATGTTTTTCAACCATTAGTGAAACTGAAATATTGACTGTGGTTTAGGTAATAGTATTGTTTCAATATTAAGTTTCCTGAATTTGACAACTATTGTGTGGTTATGTAAGCATATGTCCCTGTTCTTAACTGAAGTGTTTAGAGGTAAAGAGACATGACGTTtttcaaatggttcagaaaaaaagttctattcttgcaacttttgttttgagattatttccaaataattttttaaaaaatttttgttttagttgtaggtggacacaatacctttctttgatttttatgtggtgctgaggatggaacccagggcctcatgcatgctaggcaagcactctaacactgagccacaaccccagcccaccaaaaaatttttaaaattaataaattttgaaataatttccaaataagaAGTTTTAAAAGTTGTTGTATACCTGTTTGATGTCTTCCATGAAGGGAAAAGCCCACATCTATCTTGTTTCCTGCTGTAGCTTGAATTTTAGCACAAAATATGCTCCAAGAAGCGTTTATGGAGTGAATGGATGATGGGATGAAGCCAGCTTCCAATCTGGGTTTCAGACAGGGGCTGGGACTTTGGAAATCAAGCTTTAGATATTCAAGAGACAAACCCCGTCTGTTTCTCTAGGCCTGACTTTTTCTGAGTTTAACCCAGAGTTTATCTGCTTCTGAAGTTCAGGGAAAGAGGACTATGCCCTCAAAGGCAGGGAGGCAACCCATGAGCAGAAGACGAAGGGGCTATGCCATCTGACagtcattttctcttctcttttctttaggagttactggggattgaactcacagcctCAGGCATGACAGACAaatgtcctaccactgagctaaattcctaGTCCCCATTGTCATTTTCTAAGGCTGTTATTTTCAGGTTTATTGCCCCACTCCCTGTAAAAGTTATTGTCCTGTTCTAGCCCCCACACCTGGGCAGTCCTGAGGGGCAAGCTGGAATCCTCCCTCTAACACCAGATCTGAGGGAAAGCAGCTGCCCACAGGCCAACGCGAGGGTGGCTAAGGTAGGTAAGTGGATGCTCTGAACAGGGGACCTTAGAGACCCTGTTGTCTACTCCACAGGGAGATTAGAAAACTGGTACAATCTTGGGTTTCCTCACACCATCACTTAGCCAAAATGTACtgggcacctactgtgtgccaggtgctaTCCTATGCAAGGAAGCCACTCCTTGGGCTCCTACCCGCTCAGGAGAGCATGAACCCAGCTTCAACCACTGGCTGCTTGGACCTCCAGGGCCCTCTTCTGCGTGCTGGGTTGAtggtgagaccctaggttcaatccctagcactagaataagagagagagagagagagagagagagagagagagagagagaaggggagggaaggggaggggaggggaggggaggggaggaggaggcagaggaggaggaggaggagggatgtagctcagtggtagaacatgtgcttaatgtgctcaaggccctgagttcaatcttcagcaccagtaaataaataaatgagaaagccACACTGTCTGGTCATTccataatgtatacatatttttaaaaaatgctatataCAAGAACTATgcaatatttatttgttaatctAAAAACAgtttggccaggtgtggtggtgcatgcctgtaatcccagctattttgGAGTCTgaggtagaacacccctgggttcaattcccagtgcagtgctctagcaattagggaattgcaaattaaaactatactgagattccttCTCATTTAGTCaaagtggcaattatcaagaatacaaggaacaataaatgttggtgaaggtgtgggggaaaaagtacactcatacattgctggtgggactacaaattggtgcaaccactatggaaagcggtatggagaccttcagaaaacttggaatggaaacaccatttgaaccagttatcctactccttggtacaTATGCAAGggtttaaaatcatcatactgtagtgacacagccacatcaatgtttatagcagctcaattcacaatagctaagttatgaaatcaacctagatgcccttcaatagatgagtggataaagaaaatgcggtttatatacacaaaggaatattattcaggcataaagaagaatacacaatggaatagtactcagtcaTAAACaataatgactttatgacatgTGCCAGCTGGAATGGAGGGAAAGCAagggaacaggaaaaggaaagacagtggaatgaatctaacatagtttcccatgtacatatatgcaaaCAATACAGTGAATACCACCAtaatgtacatccataagaataggactctaactagaataagatgtattcatgcttatataattacataaaatgcattctactatcacatgtaattaaaaagaaccaataacaaAATTCCCAGTGCAGTGGGTCAggagagaatgaaaaaagaaagcaggcatgGTGGTATGTGTCTCTAGTTCCAACTACTGAGGCAGGGGAGTTGGGATATggtgggagaatcacttgagcccaggaattcacagccagactgggcaacatagcaTGATCTCATCTtagataaatgagtaaataaataaaaatttaaaaagaaagtcatattATCTGTAGTGGTAATTCAAAACAAGGGTTCTAGTCGGGtgcagtgtcacatgcctataatccagagactagggaagctgaagcaggaggattgctaatttgaggccagcctcagcaacttaaggacaccctcagcaattcagcaaaaccctgtctaaaaattaaaaaaaaaaaaaaatctgggaacgtagctcagtgataaagtatggTTGGGTTCAATCTGcggtacaaaataataataacaaagttTCTGGCCAGACCATCTGAGTTCAACATCTGGGCTTTAGCACTCTTGTCTGTTTGTCTGTGGCACTACAGATTGAACTGGCAGTGGGAGGGGGtttccactgagctacgtctccaGCCTTCTgttatacttttcatttttgaaacagggtctccctaatttgcccaggctggcccccaatgtatgatcctcctgcctcagtctcctaagaaGTTTGGATTACAGAGTGCCACCTGGCTTAACTCTATCACTTGAATAGCTTAtgagcaaattatttaattctctGGGCTTCTGTTCTCTCAGTTGTAAGATAATAGTAGTATCTATCTTTTAGGGCTGCTttgatgataatgatggtgatggtgatggtgattttGGTGCTGGGAGTGAACCGAGGGCCTTGCGTGTGCTAAATACTCTCACTACCTCTACGCTACACAGCCAGTTCCTGTTCTAATTATTCGATGAGATCAGCCAGCCCAACAATAACGATTCCACAAATGTTGACTAAGAGAAGAtctactttctctctttttttttttttttttttgcccctctGGATCTCTCAGTTTCACAGGTTGATTCCTCTGCAGGAAACATCTTCCCCTTCACCACTTCACTTCCATTTAGGACTCAACTTAAATGCCTCCCCCCAGCAGGTGTCCCTCCTATAGGGACGATATTAAAAACTTTTGGAGCTGAGCCATGATGGCGGCCGAGTTGGAGTATGAGTCTGTGCTGTGTGTGAAGCCTGACGTCAGCGTCTATCGGATTCCACCCGGGCCTCTAACCGCACTCGCGTACAGGGCATCTGACTGGAAATTGGATCAACCTGATTGGACTGGTCGTCTTCGAATCACTTCAAAAGGGAAGATTGCCTATATCAAACTTGAAGATAAAGTTTCAGGAGAGCTCTTTGCTCAGGCACCAGTAGAACAATATCCTGGTATTGCTGTGGAGACAGTGACGGATTCTAGCCGCTACTTTGTTATTCGGATCCAGGATGGTACTGGGCGAAGTGCATTCATTGGCATTGGATTCACAGATCGGGGAGATGCCTTTGACTTTAATGTCTCCTTGCAAGATCACTTCAAGTGGGTAAAGCAGGAATCTGAGATTTCCAAAGAATCTCAGGAAATGGATACTCGTCCCAAGTTGGATCTAGGCTTCAAGGAAGGACAGACTATCAAATTGAGTATTGGGAACATTACAACCAAGAAAGGAGGTGCTTCTAAGCCCAGGACTGCAGGAACTGGGGGCCTGAGCTTACTTCCTCCTCCCCCTGGAGGCAAAGTCACTATTCCCCCACCATCTTCCTCAGTTGCCATCAGTAATCATGTCACTCCACCACCCATTCCAAAATCTAACCATGGAGGTAGTAATTCAGATATCCTTTTAGATTTGGATTCTCCTGTACCTGTCACAACACCAGCACCAGCTCCAGTTCCTGCAAGCAATGACTTGTGGGGAGACTTTAGTACTGCATCCAGCTCTGTTCCAAACCAAGCACCACAACCATCCAACTGGGTCCAGTTTTGAATACCATTGGCAAGACA comes from the Sciurus carolinensis chromosome 9, mSciCar1.2, whole genome shotgun sequence genome and includes:
- the LOC124993155 gene encoding adaptin ear-binding coat-associated protein 1-like yields the protein MAAELEYESVLCVKPDVSVYRIPPGPLTALAYRASDWKLDQPDWTGRLRITSKGKIAYIKLEDKVSGELFAQAPVEQYPGIAVETVTDSSRYFVIRIQDGTGRSAFIGIGFTDRGDAFDFNVSLQDHFKWVKQESEISKESQEMDTRPKLDLGFKEGQTIKLSIGNITTKKGGASKPRTAGTGGLSLLPPPPGGKVTIPPPSSSVAISNHVTPPPIPKSNHGGSNSDILLDLDSPVPVTTPAPAPVPASNDLWGDFSTASSSVPNQAPQPSNWVQF